The window AAAACGGGAAAGGCCCCGTCTGCACGCCGGAACGAACCGGGGCAGGCGGGGCCTTTCGAAAGCAGCAAAAGCGCGGCGCGATTACTCGGCTGCGGCTTCTTCCTGACCTTCTTCGCTCTTCAGCGCCGACGGAGCGGCGATGGTGGCGATCGTGAAGTCGCGGTCGGTGATGGCGCTCTCGGCACCAGCCGGCAGCTTCACGTGGCTGAAGTGGATCGATTCGCCCACGTCGAAGCCGGTCACGTCGACGACGATCTCGTGCGGGATCTTGTCAGCATCGCAGACCAGTTCGAGGTCGTGACGAACGATGTTCAGCACGCCGCCGCGCTTCAGGCCCGGCGAGGCTTCTTCGTTCTGGAACACCACCGGCACGTTGACGTGCACGGTCGCGCCCTTGACGAGACGCAGGAAGTCGACGTGGAGCGGACGCTCGTTGACGGGGTGGAAGGCAACGTCCTTGGGCTGCGTGCGCACGGTCTTGCCGCCAACTTCGATCTCGATGATCGAGTTGAAGAAGTGGCCGGTGCCAAGCTGGCGAACGAGCTCCTTGGCCTCGACGTGAATCGAGAGGGGTGCTTCGTTGCCGCCATAGATCACGGCGGGGACGCGGCCTTCGAGGCGCAGAGCACGGGAGGCTCCCTTGCCTGCCCGTTCGCGCGTCTCGGCCGGCAGGTTAAGCGTATCGCTCATAGGACTTGCCTTTCAAAACTGGATAAGTTCACGGCGCAGCAGCGACCATCGCTGTGCACCGTCCCGCCACGCCTCCAGGGATGACCATGACGGGAAGCGCGCGCCGTTACGCGAAAATGGGGCGATTGGCAAGCTGGCCCGTGTTTTCGGACCTCACTCGACGCGGGTGACGCGGAAGCCTTGCGAGGCTAGTATGGCGGGCAGGCCATCCGGTCCTGCCATATGGGCAGCGCCGACGGCGACGAACGGGCGTTTGCCGGTCGCGATGGCCGCAGCGATCCGGCCGGACCAGTCGCGATTGCGCCCGGTGAACAACACGGCGCGAAGGTCCGGCACCGCAAGCAGGCCGCGACGGGTCTCGGCGGTGAGGGCGGTCATGTCGCCTTTCGCCCAGTCCTGCGAGATATCGGTGTCCGGTGTATCCGCCTCGCGCACGACTTCGCTCAGGAACTGGCGCTGGTCCGCCTCCGACAGCGAATCGAACAGGCTCAGCTGTTTTTCCGCGCCTTCCAGTTCGACGACAGGGCGTGGCGGCGCGGCGGCGATGATGGCGCGGTCTACGCCGTTCTTCCCATCGTCCGCACCTTGGCCTATCCGCGCAAGCATCAGCGCTGCCGCCCAGGTGTCGGTCGCGGCGAAGTCGCCGTCGTGATAGCCGCCCTTGGCGAGGAGCGCGGCCAGCGCCTTGCGGTCGGCAGCAGGCACGCGCTGCGACAGCGGCGGTTCGCCTGCGCCGTGGGCAAGGCGTGCGAACGTCGCGGCCACGGCCTTCTCGTCGGCGAGATTGGCGACTTCGACCATTACCGTACCCGACGCGTCGAGCGCCTTGCCGACTGCCGGTGTGCGCCAGTCCAGCGGGCGCGGGGCAGTGTGGATCGTGCCGAAGAGATAGCCGATCTTGCCGTTCGCGCTTTCGACCTTCCACAGCGCCGGGTTCGCGGGCTGCGGCGCTTTCGCGCACGCGGCCAGCGCCAGCGGCAGGGCAAGCAGCAGCGCGGCGCGCCGGAACGTCGGCAAGTTCAACTTCACTGAACCCGAACCGCCGTCACGCCGTCCTTCGCCAGCATCGCCTGCACGCTGTCGGCACCGGCGAGATGTCCGGCACCGACAGCGATGAACACCGTGCCGGGCTTTTTCAGACGCTGCTCGATCCACTGGCTCCAGTTGCGGTTGCGGTTGGTGAGGAGGACTTGCCCGATCACCGGGTCGGTCATGTCGTCGTTCATCATCTTTGCCAGCGTATCGGCATCGCCCGCTTCCCAGGCCTTGACCATCTTGCCCAGTTCCGTGCCCACTTCGGGCAGCTTGTCGAGCGTATCGTCGAGATAGCGAAGCTGGACGTCGGCGGGCAGGGCGTCGAACAGGCCAAGCTGGTATTCCGCCGTTTCCAGCGCACTGTGCGGCACATGGCGGGCATCGGCCTTGGCGCCCAGCTGGTTGTCGACGCCGCTTTCGGTCGAATAGCCTTCCTTGACCAGCGGCAGCACGGTCAGCGTGACGGCGGCGAACCAGGTATCGACGTTATCGAACGCACCCGCCGGAATGCCCAGACCCGCCAGCGCGGTCTCGTACTTCGCCTTTTCTTCCGGCGAGAGCGTGGCGCGCAGCGTCTTGCCGTCGGTGCGGCGGGCGGCAGCCAGCGTGATCTTCTGCATCGTCGGCGCATCGGGCTGGACGATCTCGGTGACGAGTTCCTGCGAGCCGCCGAAGGCCTTGGCGACCGGCCCCTCGAACCAGTCGACATTGGGCGGCAGCAGGTGGATCGTGCCGAAGAGGTAGATGGTGGTGTCTCCGTCGGACACCTTCCACAGCGCGGGATGCGCCTCGATCTGCGGGGCGGCCAGCGCCGCTGCGGGCGGGATCGCGGCAGGGGTGTCCTGCTCTGCCGCCGCAGCGACAGGAGCAAGCGCGAGGCCAAGCGCACAGAGAATCGCCATCGGGCGGCGGGTAAGGTCGATCATGTCCGCTCCCATGCGACGGCGCAGCGCCGCTGTCGAACCGGAAATGCTGTCGCACGGGCCGGAAATGCTGCCGCACAGGCCGGAAATCTCTTCGCGCAGCATTTCAGCCTGCCCGAGCGAAGTGACGTTTCACGCCGCGCTGTGCTAACCGGTGGACATATGGTTGCGTCATGGTGGCGCAGCGCAGTTGATTTGGTCGCGCCGATCCGCCAAAGGCCGCCCAATCACACAAGACCGACGGGATTTCGATGTCGACCGCCGAAACTCAGCCGCTCAGCTTCCAGGACATGATCCTGACGCTCCACAATTTCTGGAGCGCGCAAGGCTGCCTTATTCTCCAGCCCTATGACATGCGCATGGGTGCGGGCACGTTCCACCCTGCCACCACGCTGCGCGCGCTCGGCCCCGAGCCGTGGAAGGCCGCTTACGTGCAGCCCTCGCGCCGCCCCACCGACGGGCGCTATGGCGAGAACCCGAACCGGCTCCAGCACTATTACCAGTATCAGGTGATCCTGAAGCCGAACCCGGACAATCTGCAGGAGCTGTATCTCCAGAGCCTTGCCGCGATTGGCGTCGATCCGCTCAAGCACGATATCCGCTTCGTCGAGGATGACTGGGAAAGCCCCACGCTAGGCGCCTGGGGGCTCGGCTGGGAAGTGTGGTGCGACGGCATGGAGGTGACGCAGTTCACCTATTTCCAGCAGGTCGGCGGGTTCGACTGCAAGCCGGTGGCGGGCGAGCTGACCTACGGCCTCGAACGCCTCGCGATGTATATCCAGGGCGTCGATCGCGTATACGACCTGCGCTTCAACAACGAAGGCGTCAGCTATGGCGACGTGTTCCTGAAGAACGAGCAGGAACAGTCGAAGTACAACTTCGAGATCGCCGATACCGACAGCCTGTTTGCGGGCTTCCGCGCCGCCGAGGCCGAGAGCCAGCGCTGCATCGCCGCCGAGGTTCCGCTCGCCGCCTACGATCAGGCGATCGAGGCCAGCCACCTGTTCAACCTGTTGCAGGCGCGCGGCGTGATCTCGGTGCAGGAGCGCGCCAGCTACATGGCCCGCGTGCGCGACATGGCCAAGGGCGCCTGTCAGGCATGGATCGACAAGAACAAGGCCGAATGGGCTGAAAAGTACCCGGAGTGGAGCCTGTGACCGACTTCCTTCTCGAATTGCGTTCGCAGGAGATCCCGGCGCGCATGCAGGCTGGCGCGCGCGCCGATCTGGAAAAGCTGTTCCGCAAGGAAATGGACGCTGCCGGCGTTGCGCTGGGCACGATCACCGTGTGGTCGACGCCGCGCCGTCTCGCGCTGATCGCGACCGGGCTGCCGCTCGAAACCGCCGCGGTGAGCGAGGAGACCAAGGGCCTGCCGCCTCGGCGCCCGAGCAGGCGCTCGAAGGCTTCCTGCGCAAGACCGGCCTGACCAAGGACCAGCTCGAAGTCCGCGACCTCAAGGGCAAGCCGACCTGGTTCGCGGTGGTTGAGAAGCCGGGCCGTGCCGTCAAGGACGTGCTGGCCGAGGCGATCCCCGCCATCGTGCGCGCGTTCCCCTGGCCCAAGTCGCAGCGCTGGGGCGCCGCCTCGATCAGCACCGAGTCCTTGCGCTGGGTGCGTCCGCTCTCGGGCATCGTCGCCATTCTGGGCGAGGACCTTGTCGAGTGCGAAGTCGGCGGTATCCGTTCGGGCTATGTCACGCTTGGGCATCGCTTCCACGCGCCGGGCGAGATCACCATCGGCGGCGCGCATGACTATGCCCGCAAGCTTTCGGCCTGCCATGTCATCGTCGATCATGTCGAGCGTCAGGACCTGATCCGCGACGAGGCGCGCAATGCCGCCGCCGCTGCCGGGCTCACGCTCGTCGAGGACGAGGGGCTGGTGATCGAGAACGCCGGGCTCACCGAATGGCCGGTGCCGCTGCTCGGCCGGTTCGACGAGGATTTCCTCGAAGTCCCGCCCGAGACGATCCAGCTCACCGCGCGCGTGAACCAGAAGTATTTCGTGTGCGAGAAGGACGGCAAACTGGCCGACGCCTTCGTCTGCACCGCCAATATCGAGGCGGCGGACCATGGCGAGGCGATTGTCGCGGGCAACCGCAAGGTGCTCGCCGCACGCCTGTCCGACGCGCGCTTCTTCTGGGAGCAGGACCGCAAGACCCCGCTTTCCGAACACGCGAAGAAGCTGGAGCGCATCACCTTCCACGAAAAGCTGGGCACCGTCGCCGACAAGGTCGAGCGCGTGGCCAAGCTGGCGCGCTGGCTGGTGGAAGAAGGCATTGTTAAGCCCTCTCCCCTTCAGGGGAGAGGGTTGGGAGAGGGGCTGCTGCCATCTCTGCCGTCGATCCCCTCTCCCCGACCCTCTCCCCTGAAGGGGAGAGGGAGGCGCTTGCCGATCAGGCAGAACTCGCCGCACGTCTGTGCAAGGCCGATCTCGTCACCGAGATGGTCGGCGAATTCCCCGAACTTCAGGGGCTTATGGGCGGCTATTACGCCCGCGCCGAAGGTCTGCCCGATGCCGTCGCCGACGCCATCCGCGATCACTACAAGCCGGTCGGTCAGGGCGACGGCGTCCCCACCGCACCGGTCAGCGTGGCCGTGTCGCTGGCGGATAAGCTGGATACGCTGGTTGGATTTTTCGTCATCAAGGAGCGTCCAACCGGCTCGCGTGACCCGTTTGCCCTACGACGTGCAGCTCTAGGAATTATCGAGATTGTGCTCGCTAACAGGCTTCGCCTTGAACTGGATTATGCGACCGCGCGGGCTGCCCATTTGGTTGCACGCCAGAATGAATACAGGATCGGGGTCGAGGCAAACGTCGACTGGGTAGAAACGCATTGTTCGGCTGAATTGTATGGTGCCGTACCCGAGTTCTTTGTCGAGCGTCTAAAGGTTCAACAGCGTGAAGCTGGTATTCGCCACGATTTGATTGATGCGGTCTTCAAGCTGAAGCAGCGCAAGGACGAGATCGTTGGCAACCTCGCCCGCGTTCATGCCCTGCAGGACTTCGTTGGCACCGAGGACGGCGTGAACCTGCTCGCAGGCTACAAGCGCGCGGCCAATATCCTCAAGAAGGAGGACTGGGCAGGTTCGACTGCGGCGCAGCATAATGCGTTGCAGCATACCGGTGACGAGGACCCGCTCGAAAACGTCGAGGATGCGGATATGCGCCATGTCTATGCCTCTGCGGGCTACGAGCCCGAACCGGCGGAGCGTTCCTTGCGCGATGCGCTCGACAAGGCGGAACCTCTGGCCTTGCAGGCCGTTGAAACCGAAGACTTTGCCAGTGCCATGAGCGCGCTGGCAACGTTGCGCGGACCTATCGACGCCTTCTTCCAAGATGTGATCGTCAATGATTCAGATCCGTTGAAACGCAATGCAAGGCTGGACCTGCTCGATAGGTTCCGTATTGCGGTGCACAATGTCGCTGATTTCTCGAAGATCGAGGGTTAGCGATTTTCCGTTCGCGCCCGAACGCGAACAATTACTAAAAGGGAAGTCCGGGGATTCATGGTCAGTCAGGTCTATACGTTCGGTGGCGGCGTCCAACACGACGATCCGCGTGCGAAGGACAAGGTGATTGTCGGCGGGAAGGGCGGCAATCTGGCAGAAATGGCGGGGATCGGCCTGCCGGTTCCTCCGGGCTTTACCATCACCACCGAAGAGTGCGTGAAGTACCTTGCCGAGGGCAGTGATTTCTCGGACCAGCTTCGCGCCGATGCGGCTGCTGCGCTGGCCCATATCGAGAAGAGCGTGGGCAAGTCGTTCGGCGATGCTGCCGATCCGCTGCTGGTGTCGGTCCGCTCGGGGGCGCGGGTGTCGATGCCGGGCATGATGGACACGGTGCTCAACCTGGGTCTCAACGACGAGACCGTGGAGGGCCTGGCGAAAACCTCGGGCGACGATCGCTTCGCCTGGGACAGCTATCGCCGCTTCGTGCAGATGTATTCCGACGTCGTTCTCGGCCTTGAGCACCACCTCTTCGAGGAAGCGCTGGAAGTTGCCAAGGAAGACAACGGCTACATGAACGACGTCGAGATGACGGCGGACGACTGGCGCAAGATTGTCAGCGAATACAAGGCGATCGTCGTCAAGGAGCAGGGCGGCAAGCCGTTCCCGCAGGACGTTCACGAACAGCTCTGGGGCGCAATTGCCGCCGTGTTCGATTCGTGGGATTCGGACCGCGCCAAGGTCTATCGCCGACTGAACGACATTCCTGCCGGTTGGGGCACCGCCGTCAACGTGCAGGCGATGGTCTTCGGCAACATGGGCGATACCTCGGCCACCGGCGTTGCGTTCACCCGCGATCCGGCCACCGGCACCAAGGCCTATTACGGCGAGTGGCTGGTCAATGCGCAGGGCGAGGACGTCGTTGCCGGCATCCGTACCCCGCAGTATCTGACCAAGGCCGCTCGCGAGGAAGCGGGCGCCAAGCCGCTGTCGATGGAAGAGGCGATGCCTGCCGCCTACGGCGAACTCGCTGCCGTGTTCGAGCTGCTCGAAAAGCACTACAAGGACATGCAGGACATCGAGTTCACCGTCGAGCGCGGCAAGCTGTGGATGCTGCAGACCCGGTCGGGCAAGCGCACCGCGAAGGCCGCGCTCAAGATGGCGGTCGACATGGTGGGCGAAGGCCTGATCGACGAGAAGACCGCGATCCTGCGTGTCGACCCGATGGCGCTTGACCAGCTGCTGCACCCCACGCTCGATCCCGATGCGCCGCGCGACGTGCTGGGCAAGGGGCTTCCGGCCTCGCCGGGCGCCGCTTCGGGCAAGATCGTGCTCGATGCCGATACCGCCGAGAAGCTGGCCGAGCGCGGCGAAGCGGTGGTGCTGGTGCGCGTGGAAACCTCGCCCGAGGACATTCACGGCATGCACGCGGCCAAGGGTATCCTGACGGCGCGCGGCGGCATGACCAGCCACGCGGCGGTCGTCGCCCGCGGCATGGGGCGCCCTTGCGTCTCGGGCGCTTCGGGCCTGTCGATCAGCATGAAGGACCGCACCCTTCGCATCGGCTCGCGCGAACTGAAGGAAGGCGACATCATCACGCTGGACGGCGCCAACGGCGAGATCATGGCCGGCGAAGTGCCGACCATCGAGCCGGAACTCGCCGGTGACTTCGGCACGCTGATGGTCTGGGCCGACAAGATCCGCCGCATGAAGGTGCGCACCAATGCCGAGACCCCGGCGGACTGCCGCATGGCGCGCCAGTTCGGTGCCGAGGGCATCGGCCTGTGCCGTACCGAGCACATGTTCTTCGATGCGGGCCGCATCTCGGCCGTGCGCCAGATGATCTTGGCCGAGGACGAGGCCGGTCGCCGTGCCGCGCTCGAAAAGCTGCTGCCCGAACAGCGTGCGGACTTCCGCGCGATCTTCGAGGTGATGGCGGGCCTGCCCGTCACCATCCGTCTGCTCGATCCGCCGCTCCATGAGTTCCTGCCGCACGGCGATGCCGAATTCGCAGAGCTTTCGGAGACCATCGGCATCGGTATCGACACGCTCAAGCGCCGGGCCGACGAACTCCACGAGTTCAACCCGATGCTGGGCCATCGCGGCTGCCGTCTGGGCATCACCTTCCCGGAAATCTACGAGATGCAGGCCCGCGCGATCTTCGAGGCGGCGTGCGACGTCGCTACGGCATCGGGCGAAGCCATCGTGCCGGAAGTGATGATCCCGCTGGTCGCGACCAAGCGCGAGCTGGCG of the Novosphingobium sp. 9 genome contains:
- a CDS encoding 50S ribosomal protein L25/general stress protein Ctc; the encoded protein is MSDTLNLPAETRERAGKGASRALRLEGRVPAVIYGGNEAPLSIHVEAKELVRQLGTGHFFNSIIEIEVGGKTVRTQPKDVAFHPVNERPLHVDFLRLVKGATVHVNVPVVFQNEEASPGLKRGGVLNIVRHDLELVCDADKIPHEIVVDVTGFDVGESIHFSHVKLPAGAESAITDRDFTIATIAAPSALKSEEGQEEAAAE
- a CDS encoding TraB/GumN family protein translates to MKLNLPTFRRAALLLALPLALAACAKAPQPANPALWKVESANGKIGYLFGTIHTAPRPLDWRTPAVGKALDASGTVMVEVANLADEKAVAATFARLAHGAGEPPLSQRVPAADRKALAALLAKGGYHDGDFAATDTWAAALMLARIGQGADDGKNGVDRAIIAAAPPRPVVELEGAEKQLSLFDSLSEADQRQFLSEVVREADTPDTDISQDWAKGDMTALTAETRRGLLAVPDLRAVLFTGRNRDWSGRIAAAIATGKRPFVAVGAAHMAGPDGLPAILASQGFRVTRVE
- a CDS encoding TraB/GumN family protein gives rise to the protein MLREEISGLCGSISGPCDSISGSTAALRRRMGADMIDLTRRPMAILCALGLALAPVAAAAEQDTPAAIPPAAALAAPQIEAHPALWKVSDGDTTIYLFGTIHLLPPNVDWFEGPVAKAFGGSQELVTEIVQPDAPTMQKITLAAARRTDGKTLRATLSPEEKAKYETALAGLGIPAGAFDNVDTWFAAVTLTVLPLVKEGYSTESGVDNQLGAKADARHVPHSALETAEYQLGLFDALPADVQLRYLDDTLDKLPEVGTELGKMVKAWEAGDADTLAKMMNDDMTDPVIGQVLLTNRNRNWSQWIEQRLKKPGTVFIAVGAGHLAGADSVQAMLAKDGVTAVRVQ
- a CDS encoding glycine--tRNA ligase subunit alpha, which produces MSTAETQPLSFQDMILTLHNFWSAQGCLILQPYDMRMGAGTFHPATTLRALGPEPWKAAYVQPSRRPTDGRYGENPNRLQHYYQYQVILKPNPDNLQELYLQSLAAIGVDPLKHDIRFVEDDWESPTLGAWGLGWEVWCDGMEVTQFTYFQQVGGFDCKPVAGELTYGLERLAMYIQGVDRVYDLRFNNEGVSYGDVFLKNEQEQSKYNFEIADTDSLFAGFRAAEAESQRCIAAEVPLAAYDQAIEASHLFNLLQARGVISVQERASYMARVRDMAKGACQAWIDKNKAEWAEKYPEWSL
- the ppdK gene encoding pyruvate, phosphate dikinase, coding for MVSQVYTFGGGVQHDDPRAKDKVIVGGKGGNLAEMAGIGLPVPPGFTITTEECVKYLAEGSDFSDQLRADAAAALAHIEKSVGKSFGDAADPLLVSVRSGARVSMPGMMDTVLNLGLNDETVEGLAKTSGDDRFAWDSYRRFVQMYSDVVLGLEHHLFEEALEVAKEDNGYMNDVEMTADDWRKIVSEYKAIVVKEQGGKPFPQDVHEQLWGAIAAVFDSWDSDRAKVYRRLNDIPAGWGTAVNVQAMVFGNMGDTSATGVAFTRDPATGTKAYYGEWLVNAQGEDVVAGIRTPQYLTKAAREEAGAKPLSMEEAMPAAYGELAAVFELLEKHYKDMQDIEFTVERGKLWMLQTRSGKRTAKAALKMAVDMVGEGLIDEKTAILRVDPMALDQLLHPTLDPDAPRDVLGKGLPASPGAASGKIVLDADTAEKLAERGEAVVLVRVETSPEDIHGMHAAKGILTARGGMTSHAAVVARGMGRPCVSGASGLSISMKDRTLRIGSRELKEGDIITLDGANGEIMAGEVPTIEPELAGDFGTLMVWADKIRRMKVRTNAETPADCRMARQFGAEGIGLCRTEHMFFDAGRISAVRQMILAEDEAGRRAALEKLLPEQRADFRAIFEVMAGLPVTIRLLDPPLHEFLPHGDAEFAELSETIGIGIDTLKRRADELHEFNPMLGHRGCRLGITFPEIYEMQARAIFEAACDVATASGEAIVPEVMIPLVATKRELAILKKVVDETAAKVFAEKGKTLEYMVGTMIELPRAALMAGEIAEEAKFFSFGTNDLTQTTLGVSRDDAARFLSPYVEKGIYPRDPFVSLDIEGVGQLVQLGAERGRATYPALKLGICGEHGGDPASIAFCEKVGLDYVSASPYRVPIARLAAAQAALK